TGTAATATTAAGAACAACACTCTCTGTAATTTGTTTGGCAGTGTCAAGAAGGGACTGATAAGTCTCTTCGCCGATCTTCCAATCTATCATTCTGTTGAAATAGGACTTTCTACTTTCGCGAAATCTCTCTTTATAATCGTCAAGAAAGAGTAAATCATCGTAGAAAAGTATGGCCTGTAGAAAGCCTTCTAGGGCTGGTATATCAGCATCAACAAGATATTGGTTTCTAATCGGTATCTCACCTAGAACTCGCTGTACAGCCGTTAGAGTTGAATTATCAATCAGGGCGTAGCGCATTGTATTGCTCCATAGCATCCATGCGATATATAATGAGACAATAATAACACATTAGTATTGAAGATGTCCACAGATTAGCGCTGCCGAACGGTTTGCGCATCAGCCGCTGCGAGCGCACAGCATATGAACGCGCTAACATGCCAACGATCTCGCGCGCGAAGCGGTCGGCTGGATGCGCGGGTTGGGCCGCCTGTGCCAACCATCAGTCGGGTTGCTCGTGAGACTCAGAATCGAGAAACCGGTCTCTAATTCCTGGTGCGGCAATCATACAGCGTTCGGTTCGACCAAACCACCGATATCGATGCGTGGCAATCCACGAGTAGATCCCATCGCGAAGACCTTTTGGCACAATCAATAGCAGGCTCAATACAGGCCACGCACCCTTGAGCTGTCGTGTGATTCGGAGAGCTGCATCACTGGCCGTATAAACCGTATGGTTCTCAATCAGGACAACGCGATCGTCCGATGTTGCCGAGCAGCCATGTGATGTCAGCAATCTTTGACCAGTTGGTGATTGGAGTGCGGCAAACTGGAAGTAGCCGACTGGGTCACGGCGGAGAATGAATTGGACTGACCACGTGCATAATGTACAGACACCGTCAAAGAGAATGTCTGCATTCGACATTGGTGATGGCTCCCGTATAATCATCGAACGAGAAGAACCCCAATGACCAGGATACCGCGTGGTTCATTCCGTTGCACGTGGCCAGTTCTTCGCGATTCTGGTGCGTTGATGACGATCCGCACCATAATTCTCGGCGTAGCCACAGGACGTGCCAAGATAGCGGTTCAGACTGATGGCTTCAAAGGTCGTGAGTGATGGCCGAAACCAACGGCCATCTTGACGTTTGTAGTGAACGGTGGTTGCACCACATTTCGGACAGATACCATCTTTCATAGGTATTCCTAAGGCATGACAGATTTGTCTGATGCTTTATACGCACGCAGTGTAAAACCGTTACAGGAGTTTATCTCACGCTTGTGACCATTGATG
The sequence above is drawn from the Candidatus Kouleothrix ribensis genome and encodes:
- a CDS encoding thiol-disulfide oxidoreductase DCC family protein — translated: MIIREPSPMSNADILFDGVCTLCTWSVQFILRRDPVGYFQFAALQSPTGQRLLTSHGCSATSDDRVVLIENHTVYTASDAALRITRQLKGAWPVLSLLLIVPKGLRDGIYSWIATHRYRWFGRTERCMIAAPGIRDRFLDSESHEQPD